Proteins found in one Paenibacillus wynnii genomic segment:
- a CDS encoding SRPBCC family protein yields the protein MTEANEFVYTRVLDAPRELVFKVWSEVEHLKNWWGPVGLELGIAKLDFRPGGIFHYNMRSPEGDVMWGRFVYREIIAPEKIVFINSFSNEEGDAVRAPFSAEFPIEILNTVSFIENEGKTTLTLRGAPLNATEEELIFYSGMFESMEQGFGGTFDQLAEYLTKV from the coding sequence ATGACCGAAGCTAATGAATTTGTGTACACACGTGTATTAGACGCACCGCGAGAGCTTGTGTTCAAAGTATGGTCGGAAGTTGAGCATCTGAAAAATTGGTGGGGACCCGTAGGTTTAGAATTGGGAATTGCCAAGCTGGATTTTCGGCCAGGGGGTATCTTTCACTACAATATGCGTTCACCTGAAGGTGACGTTATGTGGGGGAGATTTGTCTACCGTGAAATCATAGCTCCAGAGAAAATTGTATTTATCAATTCCTTTTCCAATGAAGAGGGTGATGCTGTTCGAGCGCCATTCAGTGCGGAGTTTCCGATTGAAATACTAAATACGGTAAGCTTCATCGAAAATGAGGGCAAAACAACGCTCACCCTCCGCGGAGCTCCACTAAATGCAACTGAAGAAGAGCTTATCTTTTATAGCGGAATGTTCGAGTCTATGGAACAAGGCTTCGGAGGTACCTTTGATCAACTTGCCGAGTATTTGACGAAAGTATAA
- a CDS encoding NAD(P)H-dependent flavin oxidoreductase, with translation MKLPTIQFGHIKSQVPVIQGGMGVGISLSGLAAAVAKAGGIGTISGTGITTDELRMHIRKTRELSQGIGYIGVNVLFAMKDFADKMKAALEEKVDFIISGAGISRDIYAWGKEYNTPVVSIVSSAKLARISERLGASAVVVEGFEAGGHLGTDRSMFDILPEVVEAVSIPVIAAGGILTGDDIAKALRIGASGVQMGTRFVASHECDAPLSFKQKYVDAQQGDTVLIKSTVGLEGRAIRNEFTDLISDDGKVKIAKCHDCLKVCSYRFCTMESLLTSLRGDVQNGLVFAGSRVHEIKEILSVQQIMDKLMNEYQGAMITTG, from the coding sequence TTGAAACTTCCAACAATCCAATTCGGGCATATTAAATCCCAGGTTCCTGTTATTCAAGGTGGAATGGGTGTAGGCATATCCTTAAGCGGACTAGCTGCCGCTGTAGCCAAGGCAGGCGGGATCGGTACCATTTCCGGTACGGGTATCACTACTGATGAACTTAGAATGCATATTCGCAAAACAAGAGAACTCTCCCAAGGGATTGGATATATCGGAGTAAACGTGCTTTTCGCAATGAAGGATTTCGCTGATAAAATGAAGGCTGCTCTGGAAGAAAAGGTGGACTTTATTATTTCCGGGGCCGGAATTTCCAGAGATATTTATGCTTGGGGCAAAGAATATAACACACCTGTGGTGTCCATTGTTTCATCCGCTAAATTAGCCAGAATCTCTGAAAGGCTGGGAGCCTCTGCGGTCGTAGTAGAGGGTTTTGAAGCAGGGGGCCACCTAGGGACAGATAGATCTATGTTCGATATCCTTCCTGAAGTGGTAGAAGCCGTTTCCATTCCGGTGATCGCGGCAGGTGGTATTTTAACCGGGGATGATATTGCAAAAGCTCTGCGGATCGGTGCATCCGGTGTTCAAATGGGTACTCGTTTTGTGGCAAGCCATGAATGTGATGCTCCCCTGTCCTTCAAACAAAAGTATGTAGATGCTCAGCAAGGTGATACCGTATTAATCAAGTCTACGGTGGGACTGGAAGGAAGAGCCATTCGAAATGAATTCACAGATCTAATTAGTGATGATGGCAAAGTGAAAATTGCTAAATGTCATGATTGTCTAAAGGTTTGTTCTTATCGCTTCTGCACCATGGAATCTCTTCTAACCTCACTAAGAGGAGATGTTCAGAACGGGCTGGTATTTGCCGGGTCCAGAGTTCATGAAATTAAAGAAATTTTATCTGTACAGCAGATTATGGATAAATTAATGAATGAGTATCAAGGGGCTATGATTACAACGGGATAA
- the comJ gene encoding competence protein ComJ: protein MDSTPVTQEVDMILSHHQLQVRSRDFNEDFCQWGDINVAQGVILHPGYITLDPLLEDTFGACVKLSLRDQFQEDGLAQRRLVVPFEVMERDRLEVLSVQKSFPIELPLENGNYALYFEIAVDKEVYCRLTFVATEERIQPKFLMNDDWGAIEDQLIVEGYR, encoded by the coding sequence ATGGATTCAACACCCGTTACCCAAGAAGTAGACATGATCCTATCTCATCATCAGCTTCAGGTTCGTTCCCGCGATTTCAATGAGGACTTTTGCCAGTGGGGAGATATAAATGTCGCACAGGGAGTCATTCTCCATCCGGGTTACATTACCCTGGATCCCTTATTGGAGGATACCTTCGGAGCGTGTGTAAAGCTCAGCTTAAGGGATCAATTTCAGGAAGATGGGCTTGCTCAGCGGCGTTTGGTTGTACCCTTCGAAGTAATGGAGCGTGATCGGCTGGAGGTTCTTTCGGTTCAGAAGAGCTTTCCTATTGAGCTCCCCTTAGAGAATGGGAATTACGCACTGTATTTTGAGATCGCCGTGGATAAAGAAGTATACTGCAGACTCACGTTTGTTGCCACAGAAGAACGGATACAGCCGAAGTTCCTTATGAACGATGACTGGGGTGCAATTGAGGATCAATTAATCGTTGAAGGCTATAGGTAA
- a CDS encoding ATP-dependent DNA helicase yields the protein MAKRYPFEYDPTRSFIEQVGEWVGDVFYEILPEAGFEVRDEQIYMAYQLERAFADKTTIFAEAGVGTGKTLVYLLYSICYARYTGKPVIIACADESLIEQLVKPEGDIAKLATHLNMVIDARLAKSPDKYLCLKKLDQARNRDDESLPLEELYDTLPDFVHSYKPMQHFHAYGDRKNYSDLNDEQWNQINWDTFQDCLTCDMRQRCGQTLSRDHYRKSGDLIICSHDYYMEHVWTYEARKREGQIPLLPEHSAVVFDEGHLLESAAMKALGYKMKHVVFEELLIRLLKNEIRESLAVLIDEAILQSEIMFDRIRRQSRRIPGSDRMSIELNALLIREVHRMRSIIAQIEEELVFESELYTLDEYQLRIVEERLEMMEIALKLFEDSGALICWASEDSDGMTLSVMPRNVKQVLEEGLFSQKMPIIFSSATLSVDKSFHYLQDSLGVKDYLSFSVDSPYDYENQMKVYLPEQLTGDFSQKMEISMNLIEQSEGRALVLFRTREELQQFKQECGQRPQLRKYTFLYEGDQEISYLISAFQRDEHSVLCAVTLWEGLDIPGPSLSNVIIWSLPYPPLDPVFMAKRAETTAPFEDVDLPYMLLRLKQGMGRLIRTGEDQGTVTVLAEADGQHPVHEYISSVMPKGIKLQKLEVQKH from the coding sequence GTGGCGAAGCGGTATCCTTTTGAGTATGATCCTACCAGATCTTTTATAGAGCAAGTAGGCGAATGGGTTGGGGATGTTTTTTATGAAATCCTTCCTGAGGCAGGTTTTGAAGTCCGTGATGAACAAATATATATGGCCTATCAGCTGGAACGGGCTTTTGCAGATAAGACAACTATTTTTGCCGAGGCCGGAGTAGGAACGGGAAAGACTCTGGTTTATTTACTGTACAGCATCTGTTATGCACGTTATACCGGAAAGCCGGTAATTATCGCCTGCGCAGACGAGTCTTTAATTGAGCAACTAGTGAAGCCGGAGGGTGATATTGCGAAGCTTGCAACGCACCTGAATATGGTTATTGACGCCAGACTGGCTAAATCTCCGGATAAATATTTATGCTTGAAGAAGCTGGATCAGGCTCGGAATCGTGATGATGAGAGTTTGCCGCTTGAGGAACTGTATGATACATTACCTGATTTTGTCCATTCGTATAAGCCGATGCAGCATTTCCATGCATATGGGGACCGTAAGAATTATTCAGATCTAAATGATGAACAATGGAACCAGATCAATTGGGATACCTTTCAGGACTGTTTAACCTGCGATATGCGCCAAAGATGTGGACAGACGTTATCTCGCGATCATTACCGGAAATCCGGGGATTTGATTATCTGTTCTCATGATTACTATATGGAGCATGTGTGGACCTATGAAGCCCGGAAACGGGAGGGGCAGATCCCTCTGCTTCCAGAGCACAGTGCGGTTGTATTTGATGAGGGACATTTACTCGAATCGGCGGCAATGAAGGCTTTAGGCTACAAAATGAAGCATGTGGTATTTGAAGAACTGCTGATACGTCTTTTGAAGAATGAAATTCGTGAATCGCTCGCTGTTCTTATTGATGAAGCCATTCTACAAAGTGAAATTATGTTTGATCGGATTCGTCGCCAGAGCCGTCGTATTCCGGGATCAGATCGTATGAGCATTGAACTGAATGCACTGTTGATTCGTGAAGTGCATCGGATGCGTAGTATTATTGCGCAAATTGAAGAAGAACTGGTCTTTGAGAGTGAGCTCTATACACTTGATGAGTATCAACTGCGAATTGTGGAAGAACGTCTGGAAATGATGGAGATTGCGTTGAAATTGTTCGAAGATTCAGGTGCATTGATATGCTGGGCGTCAGAAGATAGTGACGGTATGACCCTATCTGTTATGCCCCGTAATGTTAAGCAAGTGCTTGAGGAAGGCTTGTTCAGTCAGAAGATGCCAATTATATTCTCTTCTGCCACATTATCAGTCGATAAATCGTTTCATTATTTGCAGGATAGTCTTGGAGTAAAGGATTATCTCTCCTTCTCGGTAGATTCACCGTATGATTATGAGAATCAAATGAAGGTGTATCTGCCAGAGCAGCTTACTGGGGACTTTTCTCAAAAAATGGAGATATCCATGAATTTAATCGAGCAGTCGGAAGGAAGAGCCTTAGTGCTGTTCCGTACCCGAGAGGAGTTGCAGCAATTCAAGCAGGAATGTGGACAAAGACCGCAGCTTCGTAAGTACACCTTTCTGTATGAAGGCGATCAAGAGATTAGCTATCTGATCTCGGCTTTTCAGCGGGATGAACATAGTGTGCTCTGTGCGGTTACTTTGTGGGAAGGTCTGGATATACCAGGTCCCTCACTTTCTAATGTTATTATCTGGTCGCTGCCCTATCCTCCGCTTGACCCTGTCTTTATGGCGAAGCGGGCGGAAACAACAGCTCCTTTTGAGGATGTGGATCTTCCATACATGCTGCTCCGGCTTAAACAGGGCATGGGCCGCTTGATTCGAACAGGAGAGGACCAAGGGACTGTAACTGTTCTTGCGGAAGCTGACGGACAACACCCGGTGCATGAATACATCTCTTCGGTAATGCCAAAGGGAATAAAGCTACAGAAGCTTGAAGTACAGAAACATTAG
- a CDS encoding VOC family protein, whose amino-acid sequence MALDVYLNFNGNCRQAVEFYAEVFEAEKLKIMTFGEAPPNPEFNLPEEAKDLVMHTHMNIMGSTVMFSDVFPGMPFTAGNNISLTIVSKNIDEIKSLYGKLKEGGTVSMELQETFWSKCYGMVTDKFGIHWQLSLDNGETAM is encoded by the coding sequence ATGGCTTTAGATGTATATCTTAATTTCAATGGGAATTGCCGGCAAGCCGTGGAATTTTACGCAGAGGTTTTTGAGGCTGAGAAGTTAAAAATTATGACCTTTGGAGAGGCCCCGCCTAACCCCGAATTTAATCTCCCTGAAGAAGCAAAAGATTTAGTTATGCACACTCATATGAACATTATGGGCAGCACAGTAATGTTCTCTGATGTTTTTCCAGGCATGCCGTTTACAGCCGGAAATAACATAAGCCTTACGATTGTAAGCAAAAACATAGATGAAATTAAATCTCTTTACGGGAAACTAAAAGAAGGCGGCACCGTAAGTATGGAGCTTCAAGAAACCTTCTGGAGCAAATGTTATGGTATGGTAACCGATAAATTCGGCATTCACTGGCAATTGAGCCTTGATAACGGAGAAACGGCAATGTAG
- a CDS encoding class I SAM-dependent methyltransferase, which yields MPLSPRMYHWFVRPQWFTKKYIHEHIQNGFHLENKDILDFGSGTGANCSICRPDIYLGIEPDRERVNLAKRIYPNHHFMHFDEKTIPAQDHSFDYIFVIAVLHHIHDEQIKDYLLEFERILKPGGEIIVLEPYLCERKPLNNRFMNWYDDGEYIRNEDGYLDLFHAGKYKCQVLKKFTKCFLYNEVFFSAKPIV from the coding sequence ATGCCTCTTTCTCCGCGAATGTACCATTGGTTTGTTCGTCCACAATGGTTCACCAAAAAATATATCCATGAGCATATTCAGAACGGGTTTCACTTAGAGAATAAGGATATTCTTGATTTTGGATCCGGGACCGGTGCAAATTGTTCTATTTGCAGGCCCGATATTTATCTTGGAATCGAGCCGGATAGAGAACGGGTTAACCTGGCCAAGCGAATTTATCCCAACCATCACTTTATGCATTTTGATGAAAAAACTATTCCAGCTCAAGATCACTCCTTCGACTATATTTTCGTTATAGCGGTTCTTCACCATATACACGATGAGCAAATCAAGGATTATTTGTTGGAATTTGAACGGATATTAAAACCCGGTGGGGAAATCATTGTATTGGAACCCTATCTTTGTGAACGTAAACCCCTAAATAACCGCTTTATGAATTGGTACGATGATGGTGAATATATTCGAAATGAAGACGGCTATTTAGACTTATTTCATGCTGGAAAATATAAATGTCAGGTATTGAAAAAGTTTACAAAATGTTTCCTCTATAATGAAGTCTTTTTTTCGGCCAAGCCAATCGTTTGA
- a CDS encoding APC family permease translates to MQNNKTLKKSITFIEAMAIVVGMIIGSGIFLKPGIVLSNAGTPTMSILAWVVGGVITLASALSVAEIAAAIPKSGGLYTYLSELYGGVYGYLLGWVQAVISYPASVAALAIAFATYSSFFLPMNDLQQKLLAVGILIFILIMNAISTKCGGIIQTIATVGKLIPVIGIVAFGLLSDLAPGFSGIHTSVSGAGFGVAILGTLWAYDGWIGVTNMAGEIKNPAKTLPRVISIGVIFVIIVYVLFNMAIFQVLPYEAIVSSKTPGADAAEALFGNGGGAFITAGIIVSVLGALNGYLMTAARVPQAMGEKGQIPFSRTLSKIHPKFQTPANALIFQSVLAIIYIFSGTFDTLTDLLVFVLWIFFTMGVFGVFILRKKMPAEKGRYRVPLYPLTPIIGVVGGLYILVSTIISDPIRSFVGIGITLVGLPIYFYMNKK, encoded by the coding sequence ATGCAGAACAACAAGACACTTAAGAAATCTATAACCTTTATTGAAGCCATGGCTATCGTTGTGGGAATGATTATTGGATCGGGGATCTTTTTGAAGCCGGGAATTGTTCTTAGCAATGCCGGCACACCTACAATGAGTATATTGGCATGGGTAGTTGGGGGTGTGATTACACTGGCTTCTGCACTGTCGGTAGCGGAGATTGCAGCAGCTATACCTAAATCTGGTGGCCTGTACACCTATCTTAGTGAATTATACGGCGGTGTGTACGGTTATTTATTAGGATGGGTACAAGCGGTCATTTCGTATCCGGCCTCGGTTGCAGCCTTAGCTATTGCCTTCGCAACCTATTCCAGTTTTTTTCTACCTATGAATGATTTGCAGCAGAAGCTGCTTGCCGTAGGGATCCTGATCTTTATTCTGATCATGAATGCCATCTCGACCAAATGCGGGGGGATCATACAGACGATTGCTACGGTAGGCAAACTTATCCCGGTGATTGGGATTGTGGCTTTCGGACTTCTCTCCGATCTGGCCCCGGGTTTTAGCGGTATACACACCTCCGTGTCAGGCGCAGGATTTGGCGTAGCGATACTAGGCACATTATGGGCATATGACGGCTGGATCGGTGTGACTAATATGGCGGGAGAAATAAAGAATCCTGCGAAAACACTGCCAAGGGTCATTTCCATAGGTGTTATCTTTGTCATTATTGTGTATGTACTCTTTAATATGGCTATATTCCAGGTGCTGCCTTATGAGGCTATTGTCTCTTCAAAAACTCCGGGTGCAGATGCGGCAGAAGCTCTATTTGGAAACGGTGGAGGAGCCTTTATTACTGCGGGAATTATTGTTTCGGTCTTGGGAGCGCTGAACGGTTATTTAATGACAGCAGCTCGGGTACCTCAGGCTATGGGTGAGAAGGGACAAATTCCATTTTCGCGGACATTGAGTAAAATTCATCCCAAATTCCAGACGCCTGCTAATGCTCTTATTTTTCAAAGTGTACTGGCTATCATTTATATTTTCTCTGGAACGTTTGATACTTTGACGGATTTACTTGTTTTTGTATTGTGGATTTTCTTTACCATGGGTGTCTTCGGCGTTTTTATTCTAAGAAAAAAAATGCCGGCAGAAAAAGGACGCTACAGAGTGCCGCTGTATCCACTCACACCAATCATTGGTGTTGTAGGGGGTCTGTATATTCTGGTTAGTACCATTATCAGTGATCCGATTCGATCGTTTGTCGGTATTGGTATCACACTTGTGGGGCTCCCGATTTATTTTTATATGAATAAGAAATAA
- a CDS encoding DUF2798 domain-containing protein — protein sequence MGNNKKEALLFTTIMCALMVLGMSIYNMILLEGLSGSLVKHVAIGYLPAFIVALVLDIFIVGKIAKGIAHRLVKGTDPMIKKILLISSFMVTGMVLFMSFYGAVIHVGFTAALPIAYLSAVGKNFICALPLQLLLVGPLTRYIFIKVTPAVSA from the coding sequence ATGGGGAACAACAAGAAAGAAGCTTTATTATTTACAACGATTATGTGTGCTTTAATGGTGTTGGGGATGAGTATTTACAATATGATTTTATTGGAAGGTCTGTCGGGCTCTCTCGTTAAGCATGTTGCTATCGGCTACTTGCCGGCGTTTATAGTTGCACTGGTATTAGATATTTTTATAGTGGGTAAGATCGCCAAAGGAATTGCTCATAGACTGGTAAAGGGCACGGATCCTATGATTAAAAAAATATTGCTTATATCCTCCTTCATGGTTACTGGTATGGTCCTCTTCATGTCTTTCTATGGTGCAGTTATCCATGTTGGCTTTACCGCAGCGTTGCCCATAGCATATTTGTCTGCTGTAGGTAAAAACTTTATTTGTGCCTTGCCTCTTCAACTATTATTAGTAGGGCCTTTAACAAGATATATCTTTATAAAAGTCACACCGGCTGTATCTGCTTAA
- a CDS encoding TetR/AcrR family transcriptional regulator yields the protein MPKKFTDQERTWIHEKLLIEGRRCFEARGLKKTSVEDLTKTAGISQGSFYLFFGSKEELFFEILQEDEKRIRDTMLESFKPGDAITKDGIKQFLLQAFQLMDDSPLLRQMTVRGEMEQLIRKLPQEIQEKNFVEDKDSLMPVIETWQAQGILSGVSPDLIVSLIRALVLLTLHKEEIGGKLFPATLELLIDLLAEGMVSR from the coding sequence TTGCCCAAGAAATTTACAGACCAAGAACGAACTTGGATTCATGAAAAATTATTAATAGAAGGCCGCCGCTGCTTTGAAGCTCGAGGTCTAAAAAAGACAAGTGTAGAAGACCTTACAAAGACGGCTGGCATCTCTCAGGGATCGTTTTATCTATTTTTCGGTTCGAAGGAGGAGTTGTTTTTTGAAATATTACAAGAGGATGAAAAGCGAATTCGAGACACCATGCTCGAGTCGTTTAAACCAGGAGATGCCATCACTAAGGATGGGATTAAGCAATTTTTGCTGCAAGCTTTTCAATTGATGGATGACAGTCCTCTGCTGCGTCAAATGACCGTTCGTGGTGAGATGGAGCAGCTTATCCGAAAACTACCTCAAGAGATTCAGGAGAAGAATTTTGTGGAAGACAAGGATTCTTTAATGCCTGTTATTGAAACCTGGCAGGCTCAGGGAATCCTGAGCGGAGTATCTCCGGATCTAATCGTAAGTTTAATACGTGCCCTCGTCCTGTTGACGCTGCACAAGGAAGAAATAGGGGGGAAGCTGTTTCCAGCTACCTTGGAACTTCTGATTGATCTCTTAGCTGAAGGAATGGTATCAAGATAA
- a CDS encoding ABC transporter ATP-binding protein, producing MIEVKDLQFSYPNQKERTLHGLNFAIPKGEVFGFLGPSGAGKSTTQKILIGVLKAYLGSVKVMGKEIRETGPDYFERIGVAFEFPNFYTKFTALENLKLFQSLYSGPTAEPMHLLQQVDLTDAAHMRVSNLSKGMKMRLNFCRALLNHPDILFLDEPTSGLDPVNAKRMKDLILEKKAAGTTVLITTHNMQAAEELCDRVAFIVDGQIKLIDSPRELKLRQGQKRILVEYRQHGEIITAEFPFEAIGENPDFLRILRENPIETLHSMEAGLEQIFIDITGRQLT from the coding sequence ATGATCGAAGTCAAAGATCTTCAATTTTCGTATCCGAATCAAAAGGAGCGTACACTCCACGGGCTTAACTTTGCAATCCCGAAGGGAGAAGTATTTGGTTTTCTCGGCCCCTCAGGAGCAGGTAAAAGCACCACTCAAAAAATATTGATCGGCGTGCTGAAGGCTTATCTGGGCAGTGTAAAGGTGATGGGGAAGGAAATACGTGAGACTGGACCGGACTACTTTGAACGAATAGGAGTAGCCTTCGAATTCCCGAATTTCTATACGAAATTCACAGCTCTGGAGAACTTAAAGCTGTTCCAGTCTCTGTATTCAGGCCCAACGGCGGAGCCGATGCATTTACTCCAGCAGGTTGACCTGACTGATGCTGCCCATATGAGGGTTTCCAATTTGTCCAAGGGAATGAAGATGCGGTTGAATTTTTGCAGGGCCTTATTGAATCATCCGGATATTCTTTTTCTGGATGAACCTACCTCCGGGCTGGACCCAGTCAATGCAAAGCGAATGAAGGATCTGATTCTGGAAAAGAAAGCGGCCGGCACAACGGTGCTTATCACCACGCATAATATGCAAGCCGCAGAGGAACTTTGCGATCGGGTTGCGTTCATCGTCGACGGTCAGATTAAGTTGATTGATTCTCCGCGGGAGCTTAAACTTCGCCAGGGCCAGAAGCGAATCCTTGTTGAGTATCGTCAGCATGGTGAAATAATAACAGCGGAGTTTCCTTTTGAGGCTATAGGAGAGAATCCAGATTTCCTGCGAATTTTAAGGGAGAATCCCATTGAGACTCTTCATTCTATGGAGGCCGGCTTGGAGCAAATATTCATTGATATCACCGGGAGGCAGCTCACATGA
- a CDS encoding MarR family winged helix-turn-helix transcriptional regulator, with protein sequence MNHYLEDLNLIDLLSEKHLALRKKVIDSISEDLNKTETHILAILEVHQRLSISEVSRIINLSRQGTHKSIHGLIDRGYVKSVDVKDNHRDRHISLTAKGLESNTNMMIIKKQLEQEIISKLGEKNVELIKALLKEEWLQD encoded by the coding sequence ATGAATCATTATTTAGAAGATTTGAATCTGATAGATTTACTGAGCGAAAAGCATTTAGCTTTGCGTAAAAAAGTAATTGACTCCATATCAGAGGATCTGAATAAAACTGAGACCCATATTCTAGCCATTCTTGAGGTACATCAGAGACTTTCTATTTCTGAAGTTAGTAGAATCATTAACCTTTCCCGGCAGGGCACACATAAAAGTATTCATGGTCTAATAGATCGGGGTTATGTAAAAAGTGTAGACGTTAAGGATAATCACCGTGACAGACATATCTCCCTTACCGCAAAGGGGCTAGAGTCTAATACCAATATGATGATCATAAAAAAACAACTTGAGCAAGAGATTATCAGTAAGCTTGGAGAAAAAAATGTGGAGCTTATCAAAGCACTTCTTAAAGAAGAATGGCTGCAGGATTAA
- a CDS encoding 1-phosphofructokinase family hexose kinase, whose protein sequence is MIVTLTINPSVDASTSIKQVVPDHKMRCREASYKPGGGGVNVSRAIHKLGGESLALFTCGGLHGQLLQQMLEHEGVTLQSIPIAGQTRENLIVLEESTSQQFRFDMPGPVFIESDWERCLEQLKAVTGEPTYIVASGSLPPGCPKDFYARVVEVAKKWNARVIVDTSGEALQLAADAGVYLLKPNSRELEELTGREIANEDEIKAAALQLIDEGRTKVVIVSLGGEGALLITKESTEHIPAPDVPVLSVVGAGDSLVAGVVYSLAQGRSLRQSVQFGVAAGAAAVMNPERELCEREDTERLFKSMDKN, encoded by the coding sequence ATGATTGTAACTTTGACGATTAACCCTAGCGTGGATGCGAGCACAAGTATTAAGCAAGTGGTACCCGATCATAAAATGCGTTGTCGTGAAGCCTCCTACAAGCCGGGCGGCGGCGGGGTAAATGTATCGCGGGCGATCCACAAATTAGGTGGAGAATCGTTAGCCTTATTTACATGCGGGGGATTACACGGGCAGCTGCTGCAGCAAATGCTTGAACATGAGGGAGTTACTCTCCAATCTATACCTATTGCAGGCCAAACCCGTGAAAATTTGATTGTACTGGAGGAATCTACGAGCCAGCAGTTTAGGTTTGATATGCCGGGGCCAGTCTTTATCGAAAGTGATTGGGAACGATGCCTTGAACAATTAAAGGCAGTAACCGGTGAACCTACATATATCGTAGCAAGCGGCAGCCTCCCTCCGGGATGTCCCAAAGACTTCTATGCCCGAGTGGTAGAGGTAGCCAAGAAGTGGAATGCACGTGTGATTGTAGATACATCGGGGGAGGCGCTGCAGCTAGCTGCGGATGCCGGTGTATATTTATTGAAACCTAATTCACGTGAATTAGAAGAATTAACCGGAAGAGAAATTGCCAATGAGGATGAAATAAAGGCTGCTGCACTCCAGCTGATTGATGAAGGCCGAACCAAGGTTGTGATCGTTTCTTTAGGAGGCGAGGGTGCCCTGCTGATTACTAAGGAGAGTACTGAGCATATTCCTGCGCCTGATGTTCCAGTCTTAAGTGTTGTGGGCGCAGGTGACAGCTTGGTAGCTGGAGTGGTGTATAGCTTGGCCCAAGGCCGAAGCTTACGGCAATCTGTGCAATTTGGAGTTGCGGCCGGAGCTGCTGCAGTTATGAATCCTGAACGGGAATTGTGTGAACGGGAAGATACAGAAAGATTATTCAAGAGTATGGACAAGAATTGA